The Kaustia mangrovi genome has a segment encoding these proteins:
- a CDS encoding acetate--CoA ligase family protein: protein MGRLDRLLRPRTIAVFGGAQAAAAVRQSLKMGFAGEIWPVHPSREEVEGLKTYRSVAELPGAPDAAFVGVNRHLTVEIVRDLRERGAGGAVCFASGFREAGEAQSGEALDAALLEAAGPMPIVGPNCYGVINYCDGALLWPDQHGGVRLREGGRGAAIVTQSSNIAVNMTMQARGLPLAYVMTAGNQAQTGLSEMALGLIEDERVSVLGLHIEAFDSVQGFERLAARARALGKPVVAMKMGRSELAREAAVSHTASLAGSDAAADAFLRRLGIARVQSMPAFLETLKLLHVAGPLDGLSVSSMSCSGGEAALMADHAAGRRARFRPLAPEHRARVAETLGPLVAIANPLDYHTFIWDDRPAMEKTFGAFVSGGFDFNFLLLDFPRGDRCLDTEWQSAVDAFAAALEANGARGAIVASMPENLPEGYCAAIMERGVVPLSGFTEALDAVEAAAEIGAAWRRPPADPVVAVNRKGPCGPSALDEDEAKERLAASALPVAPGQRAATVAEAIAASEIVGYPVAVKALGLAHKSERGAVRLNLRTRDEVEAAASALEGLGSGFLVERMVEDGLAELIAGVTGDPQFGPVMTVGSGGVLVELLADSRTLLLPATRAEIEEALRSLKLFALMDGYRGRMQADVEAAVTALEGIADFAVRHAASLAEMDINPLIVCPRGKGAWIADALIVMEEDGP from the coding sequence ATGGGCAGGCTCGACCGGCTTCTCAGACCCAGAACCATTGCCGTCTTCGGCGGCGCGCAGGCGGCGGCCGCCGTGCGCCAGTCGCTGAAGATGGGCTTTGCGGGCGAAATCTGGCCGGTCCATCCCTCCCGCGAGGAGGTGGAGGGCCTGAAGACCTACCGCTCCGTCGCGGAGCTGCCGGGCGCACCCGATGCGGCCTTCGTCGGCGTCAACCGGCACCTGACCGTGGAAATCGTGCGCGACCTCCGCGAGCGCGGGGCGGGCGGTGCGGTCTGCTTCGCGTCCGGTTTCAGGGAGGCGGGCGAAGCGCAATCCGGCGAGGCGCTGGACGCCGCGTTGCTGGAGGCGGCCGGGCCCATGCCGATCGTCGGGCCGAACTGCTATGGCGTGATCAATTACTGCGACGGCGCCCTTCTGTGGCCCGACCAGCATGGCGGTGTGCGCCTTCGCGAAGGCGGGCGCGGCGCGGCTATCGTCACGCAATCCTCCAATATCGCCGTCAACATGACCATGCAGGCGCGCGGACTTCCGCTCGCCTATGTGATGACTGCCGGCAACCAGGCCCAGACGGGACTGTCGGAGATGGCGCTCGGCCTGATCGAGGACGAGCGCGTCTCGGTCCTCGGTCTTCATATCGAGGCCTTCGACAGCGTTCAGGGGTTCGAACGGCTGGCCGCGCGGGCCCGCGCGCTCGGCAAGCCGGTGGTCGCTATGAAGATGGGCCGTTCCGAGCTCGCCCGCGAGGCGGCGGTTTCCCACACGGCGTCGCTGGCCGGCAGCGACGCGGCGGCGGACGCGTTCCTGAGGCGTCTCGGCATTGCGCGCGTGCAGTCCATGCCCGCCTTTCTGGAGACGCTGAAGCTCCTGCATGTGGCGGGTCCGCTCGACGGTCTGTCGGTGTCCTCCATGAGCTGCTCGGGCGGGGAGGCGGCCCTGATGGCCGACCATGCGGCGGGGCGGCGCGCCCGGTTCCGGCCGCTCGCGCCGGAACATCGCGCGCGTGTGGCGGAAACGCTGGGCCCGCTCGTGGCCATCGCCAATCCGCTCGACTACCACACCTTCATCTGGGACGACCGGCCGGCGATGGAGAAGACCTTCGGGGCCTTCGTCTCCGGCGGGTTCGACTTCAATTTCCTGCTGCTCGATTTTCCGCGGGGTGACCGCTGCCTCGACACGGAGTGGCAGAGCGCCGTCGACGCCTTCGCGGCCGCGCTCGAGGCCAATGGAGCCAGGGGCGCCATAGTGGCGAGCATGCCGGAGAACCTGCCGGAGGGCTACTGCGCGGCGATCATGGAGCGCGGCGTCGTGCCCCTGAGCGGCTTTACGGAGGCGCTCGACGCGGTGGAGGCGGCCGCGGAGATCGGTGCGGCCTGGCGGCGACCTCCGGCCGACCCTGTCGTCGCCGTCAACCGAAAGGGCCCGTGCGGACCGTCGGCGCTCGATGAGGACGAGGCGAAGGAGAGATTGGCCGCCAGCGCGCTTCCGGTCGCCCCCGGCCAGCGCGCGGCGACCGTCGCGGAGGCGATCGCCGCCTCCGAGATCGTGGGCTACCCGGTCGCGGTCAAGGCGCTGGGGCTTGCCCACAAGTCGGAGCGCGGCGCGGTGCGCCTGAACCTGCGCACGCGGGACGAGGTGGAGGCGGCAGCGTCGGCCCTTGAGGGGCTCGGCTCGGGCTTCCTCGTCGAGCGCATGGTGGAGGACGGCCTGGCCGAGCTCATCGCCGGTGTGACGGGCGATCCGCAATTCGGTCCCGTCATGACCGTCGGGTCGGGGGGCGTGCTGGTCGAGTTGCTCGCCGACAGCCGCACCCTGCTCCTGCCGGCGACGCGGGCGGAGATCGAGGAGGCCCTGCGGTCGCTGAAGCTGTTCGCGCTCATGGATGGCTATCGCGGCCGTATGCAGGCGGATGTCGAGGCCGCCGTGACCGCGCTCGAAGGCATCGCGGACTTTGCCGTGCGCCATGCCGCGAGCCTTGCGGAGATGGACATCAATCCGCTCATCGTCTGTCCGCGCGGCAAGGGCGCGTGGATCGCCGATGCGCTGATCGTAATGGAGGAGGACGGTCCGTGA
- a CDS encoding carnitinyl-CoA dehydratase yields the protein MTDVIGTRREGGILEVTLDRPKANAIDLATSRAMGETFKAFRDDRELRVAIVRTAGSKFFSAGWDLKAAASGDAVDGDYGVGGFGGLQELRDMNKPVIAAVNGMAVGGGFELALSCDLIYAAEHSSFALPEIRAGTLADAATVKLPKRMPYHIAMDLLLTGRWMDAAEAHRWGLVNEVLAEDRLEARVWEVARLLESGPPLVFAAIKEVARAAEAMTFQEAMNWITKRQFRTVDELYESDDNKEGFRAFAEKRAPVWTGK from the coding sequence GTGACGGATGTGATCGGAACACGCCGCGAGGGCGGCATTCTGGAAGTGACCCTCGACCGGCCCAAGGCGAACGCCATCGACCTTGCGACCTCGCGGGCGATGGGCGAGACCTTCAAGGCCTTTCGCGACGACCGCGAGCTGCGCGTTGCCATCGTGCGCACGGCGGGCTCCAAGTTCTTCTCCGCCGGCTGGGACCTCAAGGCGGCCGCCTCCGGCGATGCGGTCGACGGCGATTACGGCGTCGGCGGCTTCGGCGGGCTCCAGGAGCTGCGCGACATGAACAAGCCCGTGATCGCGGCGGTGAACGGCATGGCCGTCGGCGGCGGGTTCGAGCTGGCGCTGTCCTGCGACCTGATCTATGCGGCGGAGCATTCGAGTTTCGCCCTTCCGGAGATCCGGGCGGGAACGCTGGCGGACGCCGCCACCGTCAAGCTGCCAAAGCGCATGCCCTATCATATCGCCATGGACCTTCTGCTGACCGGGCGCTGGATGGATGCCGCGGAGGCCCATCGCTGGGGGCTCGTCAACGAGGTGCTCGCCGAGGACCGCCTGGAGGCGCGTGTCTGGGAGGTGGCGCGGCTGCTGGAGAGCGGTCCGCCGCTCGTCTTCGCCGCGATCAAGGAGGTGGCGCGCGCGGCGGAGGCGATGACGTTCCAGGAGGCGATGAACTGGATCACCAAGCGCCAGTTCCGCACAGTCGACGAGCTCTACGAGTCAGACGACAACAAGGAGGGATTCCGCGCCTTCGCAGAAAAGCGCGCCCCCGTATGGACAGGAAAATAG
- a CDS encoding ABC transporter permease, translating into MNKLAKLVAQRLALGLLTLWIVSLIIFLGVELLPGDIATEILGQTATPETVAAFRRSLGLDLPMHIRYLDWLWGVVHGDFGRSLANGRDIAELIGGRLLNTLFLATVTALIAVPLALALGLLAALYRNSLFDRTINIVTLSSISFPEFFIAYILILFLSVQAGWFPSLSNVDPGEPLWERVYRVALPAFTLTLVVVAHMMRMTRAAIINLLASPYIEMATLKGISRSRIIVHHALPNALAPIINVVVLSLAYLVVGVVVVEVVFVYPGLGQLMVDSVQKRDIPVVQACSLIFAATYILLNLTADILSIVTNPRLLHPR; encoded by the coding sequence ATGAACAAGCTCGCAAAACTGGTGGCCCAGAGACTGGCTCTGGGCCTCCTCACACTGTGGATCGTGTCGCTGATCATCTTTCTGGGGGTCGAGCTCCTCCCCGGCGACATCGCCACGGAGATCCTCGGCCAGACGGCGACGCCCGAGACGGTCGCCGCGTTCCGGCGTTCGCTTGGCCTCGACCTGCCGATGCATATCCGCTATCTCGACTGGCTGTGGGGCGTGGTGCACGGCGATTTCGGGCGCTCGCTCGCCAATGGCCGCGACATTGCCGAGCTGATCGGCGGCCGGCTCCTCAACACGCTGTTCCTGGCCACCGTCACGGCGCTGATCGCTGTGCCGCTGGCGCTTGCGCTCGGCCTGCTCGCCGCGCTCTATCGCAACAGCCTGTTCGACAGGACGATCAATATCGTCACCCTGTCGTCGATCTCGTTCCCCGAATTCTTCATCGCCTATATCCTGATCCTGTTCCTCTCGGTGCAGGCGGGCTGGTTTCCGAGCCTGTCCAATGTCGATCCGGGGGAACCCCTGTGGGAACGCGTCTACCGCGTGGCGCTGCCCGCCTTCACGCTGACGCTGGTCGTGGTCGCCCACATGATGCGCATGACGCGCGCGGCGATCATCAACCTGCTGGCGAGCCCCTATATCGAGATGGCGACGCTCAAGGGCATCTCGCGTTCGCGCATCATCGTGCACCACGCCCTGCCCAACGCGCTTGCGCCGATCATCAATGTGGTGGTGCTGAGCCTCGCCTATCTCGTGGTCGGCGTGGTGGTGGTCGAGGTGGTGTTCGTCTATCCCGGGCTCGGCCAGCTCATGGTCGATTCCGTGCAGAAGCGCGATATCCCCGTGGTGCAGGCCTGCAGCCTGATCTTCGCGGCGACCTACATCCTCCTGAACCTCACCGCCGACATCCTTTCCATCGTCACCAATCCGAGGCTTTTGCATCCCAGATGA
- a CDS encoding ABC transporter substrate-binding protein, with translation MSEYETLKALARSGAISRREFIVAAAAAGVTTAAASTMFSGAAKAAPSKGGHFKMGIGAGSTTDSLDPATYLDTYMQSVGHSVHGYLTEVSNTGELIGALAQDWEASPDAKVWTFTLRDGVTFHNGKTLEAGDVVASINHHRGEDSKSAAKGIVDPIEDIKADGKAKVVFTLKGGNADFPFLMSDYHLAIMPSKDGKVEDPSSGVGCGAFVLENIEYGVKANVTRNPDYWKEGRGWFDSVEFLAIKDVAARTNALSTGEIHAMDRCDLKTVHLLKRNPNVDVLSVTGSQHYTVPMLVDVAPFDDVNVRLALKYGVDREKLVETILRGYGEVGNDHPISPNDRYFAKDLEQRQYDPDKAKYHLKQAGLDSLSVNLSASDAAFAGAVDAAVLYREHAAPAGIDINVVREPSDGYWENVWMKKPWCMCYWSGRPTPDWMFSQAYAADANWNDTHWMNPRFNELLVAARSELDEAKRGEMYAEMQGLVRDDGGTVVPMFASYVNALAKTVGHDEIGTNWDMDGLRAAERWWFKET, from the coding sequence ATGTCGGAATATGAAACCCTGAAGGCGCTGGCGCGATCGGGCGCGATCTCCAGGCGCGAGTTCATCGTCGCCGCCGCCGCGGCGGGCGTGACGACCGCGGCCGCGTCGACGATGTTCTCCGGCGCGGCCAAGGCTGCGCCTTCCAAGGGCGGCCATTTCAAGATGGGTATCGGCGCGGGCTCGACCACCGATTCCCTCGATCCTGCGACCTATCTCGACACCTACATGCAGTCGGTGGGCCACTCGGTGCACGGTTATCTGACGGAGGTGTCCAATACCGGCGAGCTCATCGGTGCGCTCGCGCAGGACTGGGAAGCCTCGCCGGACGCGAAGGTATGGACCTTCACGCTGCGCGACGGCGTCACCTTCCATAACGGCAAGACTCTGGAGGCGGGGGATGTCGTCGCCTCGATCAACCACCATCGCGGCGAGGACTCCAAATCGGCGGCCAAGGGCATCGTCGATCCGATCGAGGACATCAAGGCCGACGGCAAGGCCAAGGTGGTGTTCACCCTCAAGGGCGGCAATGCCGACTTCCCGTTCCTGATGTCGGACTACCACCTCGCCATCATGCCGTCGAAGGACGGCAAGGTGGAGGATCCCTCCTCCGGCGTGGGCTGCGGCGCCTTCGTGCTCGAGAATATCGAGTATGGCGTGAAGGCCAATGTGACGCGCAATCCGGACTACTGGAAGGAGGGCCGGGGCTGGTTCGACTCCGTGGAGTTCCTGGCGATCAAGGACGTCGCCGCGCGCACCAACGCGCTGAGCACCGGCGAGATACACGCCATGGACCGGTGCGACCTGAAGACGGTGCACCTGCTCAAGCGCAATCCCAATGTCGATGTTCTGTCGGTAACCGGCAGCCAGCACTACACGGTGCCCATGCTGGTGGATGTCGCGCCCTTCGACGATGTGAATGTGCGCCTCGCGCTCAAATACGGCGTCGACCGCGAGAAGCTCGTCGAGACGATCCTGCGCGGCTATGGCGAGGTCGGCAACGACCATCCGATCAGCCCGAACGACCGCTATTTCGCCAAGGACCTCGAGCAGCGCCAGTACGATCCGGACAAGGCGAAATATCACCTCAAGCAGGCCGGTCTCGACTCGCTCAGCGTCAACCTGTCGGCCTCCGACGCCGCCTTCGCCGGCGCCGTCGACGCTGCGGTGCTCTACCGGGAGCACGCCGCCCCGGCGGGCATCGACATCAATGTCGTGCGCGAGCCGTCCGACGGGTACTGGGAAAACGTCTGGATGAAGAAGCCGTGGTGCATGTGCTACTGGTCCGGCCGCCCGACCCCGGACTGGATGTTCTCCCAGGCCTATGCGGCGGATGCCAACTGGAACGATACGCACTGGATGAACCCGCGCTTCAACGAACTGCTCGTCGCCGCCCGTTCCGAGCTCGACGAGGCCAAGCGCGGCGAGATGTACGCGGAAATGCAGGGGCTCGTGCGCGACGACGGCGGGACCGTCGTGCCGATGTTCGCCTCCTATGTGAACGCACTGGCCAAGACCGTCGGCCACGACGAGATCGGCACGAACTGGGACATGGACGGCCTACGCGCGGCGGAGCGCTGGTGGTTCAAGGAGACGTGA
- a CDS encoding Lrp/AsnC family transcriptional regulator: MDSLDEKLVTLLRHDARRSISDLALALGVSRATVRSRMERLERAGEIVGYTVILRADAVDQAVRGIMLIAVEGHAADRVISALGGFPEVATVHTTNGRWDLVAELGTSSLAEFDAVLRRVRLIPGITGSETSLLLATPRSTKARL, encoded by the coding sequence ATGGACTCTCTCGACGAGAAGCTCGTCACGCTCCTGCGCCACGATGCGCGGCGCAGCATCTCCGATCTCGCCTTGGCGCTCGGCGTTTCCCGGGCGACGGTGCGTTCGCGCATGGAACGCCTGGAACGGGCGGGCGAGATCGTCGGCTACACGGTCATCCTGCGGGCCGATGCGGTCGACCAGGCGGTGCGCGGCATCATGCTGATCGCGGTCGAGGGTCATGCCGCCGACCGCGTGATCTCCGCCCTTGGGGGGTTCCCCGAGGTGGCGACCGTGCACACGACCAATGGCCGGTGGGACCTCGTGGCCGAGCTCGGGACGTCGTCGCTCGCGGAGTTCGATGCCGTGCTGCGCCGGGTCCGCCTCATTCCGGGCATTACCGGCAGCGAGACGAGCCTGCTGCTGGCAACGCCGCGCAGCACGAAGGCGCGGCTGTGA
- a CDS encoding acyl-CoA dehydrogenase family protein, translating into MDFALTEEQRLIVETTRAFVENELYPHEMEVERTGRLRPELVEELKAKAIEAGLYAANMPEEAGGAGLDTLTWLLYEKELGRANYALHWTCVARPSNILMAGTPEQREKYLFPCVRGEKADCLAMTEPGAGSDLRGMKTTAVRDGSDWVINGTKHFISHAEEADFTILFAATGEEETPRGPRKRITAFFVDKDRPGFEVSAGYRNVSHRGYTNAILTFDDCRVPEDAVLGEVHKGFEVANSWLGATRLQVAATCLGRAERAMAHAVDWAATRHQFNQPIGKFQGVSFKLADMATEMKAAELMVLEAGWKYDQGTVTDSDMAMAKLKATEMLAMVADEAIQIHGGMGLMDELPLERIWRDARIERIWEGTSEIQRHIISRALLRPLGA; encoded by the coding sequence ATGGATTTCGCACTGACGGAAGAACAGCGCCTGATCGTCGAGACGACCCGTGCCTTCGTGGAGAACGAGCTCTATCCCCACGAGATGGAGGTGGAGCGCACGGGCCGGCTCAGGCCGGAGCTCGTCGAGGAACTCAAGGCCAAGGCCATCGAGGCCGGGCTCTATGCCGCCAACATGCCGGAGGAGGCGGGCGGCGCGGGCCTCGATACGCTCACCTGGCTGCTCTACGAGAAGGAGCTCGGCCGGGCGAACTACGCGCTCCACTGGACCTGCGTGGCGAGGCCGTCGAACATCCTCATGGCCGGGACGCCCGAACAGAGGGAGAAGTATCTCTTCCCCTGCGTTCGCGGCGAGAAGGCCGATTGCCTGGCGATGACGGAGCCCGGCGCGGGCTCCGACCTGCGCGGCATGAAGACGACCGCGGTGCGCGATGGCTCCGACTGGGTGATCAACGGCACCAAGCATTTCATCAGCCATGCCGAGGAGGCCGACTTCACCATCCTGTTCGCCGCGACCGGCGAGGAGGAGACGCCGCGCGGCCCCCGCAAGCGGATCACGGCCTTCTTCGTTGACAAGGATCGTCCGGGCTTCGAGGTGAGTGCCGGCTACCGCAATGTCTCCCATCGCGGCTACACCAACGCCATCCTGACCTTCGACGATTGCCGCGTGCCGGAGGATGCCGTGCTCGGCGAGGTCCACAAGGGCTTCGAGGTGGCCAATTCCTGGCTCGGCGCGACGCGGCTGCAGGTGGCCGCCACCTGCCTCGGCCGCGCCGAACGCGCCATGGCCCATGCGGTCGACTGGGCGGCGACGCGGCATCAGTTCAACCAGCCCATCGGCAAGTTCCAGGGTGTCTCCTTCAAGCTCGCCGACATGGCGACGGAGATGAAGGCGGCGGAGCTCATGGTGCTCGAGGCCGGGTGGAAATACGACCAGGGCACCGTCACCGATTCCGACATGGCCATGGCCAAGCTCAAGGCGACGGAGATGCTCGCCATGGTCGCCGACGAGGCGATCCAGATCCATGGTGGCATGGGGCTCATGGACGAGCTGCCGCTGGAGCGTATCTGGCGCGACGCGCGCATCGAGCGCATCTGGGAGGGGACGAGCGAGATCCAGCGCCATATCATCTCCCGCGCGTTGCTGAGACCGCTCGGAGCATAA
- a CDS encoding 3-hydroxyacyl-CoA dehydrogenase NAD-binding domain-containing protein, protein MRPIDKAACIGGGVIGAGWVARLAFNGIDVAIYDPAPDAEEKVAAVLANARRAYDRLTSAPLPPAGTITHAKSIAEAVADAGWIVEAVPERVDIKHAVYAEIEAAASGETIIASSTSGIMPSDLQEAMATPGRLLVAHPFNPVYLLPLVEVVAGERTAPEAVEEAMAFIASLGMKPLRIRKEIEAFVADRMLEAVWREALWLVKDGVATTEEVDDAIRYGFGLRWAQMGLFETYRVAGGEAGMRHFLAQFGPCLKWPWTRLTDVPDFDDELVELIAGQSDDQSGHLSIRELEQARDDNLVAIMKALKGNDWGAGRTLAAYETALADAAAKREAE, encoded by the coding sequence GTGAGACCAATCGACAAGGCCGCCTGCATCGGCGGCGGCGTGATCGGGGCGGGCTGGGTCGCCCGTCTCGCCTTCAACGGCATCGATGTCGCCATCTACGATCCCGCACCCGATGCGGAGGAGAAGGTCGCGGCGGTGCTCGCCAACGCCCGGCGCGCCTATGACAGGCTCACTTCCGCGCCCCTGCCGCCCGCCGGCACGATCACCCATGCGAAGAGCATCGCGGAGGCCGTGGCCGATGCGGGCTGGATCGTGGAGGCTGTGCCCGAGCGCGTCGACATCAAGCATGCCGTCTATGCCGAGATCGAGGCGGCCGCGTCCGGGGAAACGATCATCGCGTCCTCGACCTCCGGCATTATGCCGAGCGATCTGCAGGAGGCCATGGCGACGCCCGGGCGCCTGCTCGTGGCCCATCCCTTCAACCCGGTCTATCTCCTGCCGCTCGTGGAGGTCGTCGCCGGCGAGCGCACGGCGCCCGAAGCGGTGGAGGAGGCCATGGCGTTCATCGCCTCGCTCGGCATGAAGCCCTTGCGTATCCGCAAGGAGATCGAGGCCTTCGTCGCCGACCGGATGCTGGAGGCGGTCTGGCGCGAGGCGCTGTGGCTCGTGAAGGACGGGGTTGCCACGACGGAGGAGGTCGACGACGCCATCCGCTACGGCTTCGGGCTTCGGTGGGCGCAGATGGGCCTGTTCGAGACCTATCGGGTCGCTGGCGGCGAGGCGGGCATGCGCCATTTCCTGGCGCAGTTCGGCCCCTGTCTCAAATGGCCGTGGACGCGGCTCACCGACGTGCCCGACTTCGACGACGAACTCGTCGAACTCATTGCCGGACAGTCGGACGACCAGTCCGGCCATCTCTCGATCCGCGAGCTCGAACAGGCGCGCGACGACAATCTGGTGGCGATCATGAAGGCATTGAAGGGCAATGACTGGGGCGCGGGCCGGACGCTCGCCGCCTATGAGACAGCCCTTGCCGATGCCGCGGCCAAACGCGAAGCGGAGTGA
- a CDS encoding GlxA family transcriptional regulator — MTLYEKEPIFVADSSPIAVTFLVCSGLSVMCVASALDPIRAANRIAGRQVFSWRIVSLDGEPAMTTCGLPIAVDGAFDPTAPSDIFAIIAGFGADVLTESTVLAGIRKAAASARMAGGIEAGTWILARTGLLDGHAATTHWEDFEEFATTFPEIRFRPDRYVVDGNFFTAGGASPTFDLMLHLIRTRLGIATALDVSSVFIYDEARAAGDAQPLVSLGRLDAYDPRLAGAVRMMEATVDAPLTTAAIATRQGITARTLETLFRQALGETPGAYYLRLRLNAARRLVRDSRIPLADIAARTGFSSAASFTRAFRKAFGTSPSALRRK, encoded by the coding sequence ATGACACTTTACGAAAAAGAACCAATCTTCGTCGCGGATTCCTCGCCGATCGCGGTGACGTTCCTCGTCTGCTCCGGCCTGTCGGTCATGTGTGTCGCCTCCGCGCTCGACCCGATTCGGGCTGCCAACCGGATCGCCGGACGGCAGGTCTTCTCCTGGCGCATCGTGTCCCTCGACGGCGAGCCCGCGATGACCACCTGCGGCCTACCTATCGCCGTCGACGGCGCCTTCGACCCGACCGCGCCGTCGGACATCTTCGCGATCATCGCCGGCTTCGGCGCGGATGTCCTCACCGAAAGCACCGTCCTCGCCGGCATCCGGAAGGCGGCGGCTTCCGCCCGCATGGCCGGCGGCATCGAGGCGGGCACCTGGATCCTCGCCCGCACCGGCCTGCTCGACGGCCACGCCGCCACCACCCATTGGGAAGATTTCGAGGAGTTCGCGACAACCTTTCCGGAGATCCGCTTCCGGCCCGACCGCTATGTGGTCGACGGCAATTTCTTCACCGCCGGCGGGGCCTCGCCGACCTTCGACCTCATGCTGCACCTCATCCGCACCCGGCTCGGCATCGCCACCGCGCTCGATGTCTCCAGCGTCTTCATCTATGACGAGGCGCGCGCGGCGGGCGACGCCCAGCCGCTCGTCTCGCTCGGCCGGCTCGATGCCTACGACCCCCGCCTCGCCGGCGCGGTCAGGATGATGGAGGCGACTGTCGACGCGCCGCTCACCACCGCGGCCATCGCCACACGGCAGGGCATCACCGCGCGCACTCTGGAGACCCTGTTCAGGCAGGCGCTCGGCGAAACGCCCGGAGCCTATTATCTGAGGTTGCGGCTGAACGCGGCGCGGCGGCTTGTGCGCGATTCACGCATTCCGCTCGCCGACATCGCCGCGCGCACGGGCTTCTCCTCCGCCGCCTCCTTCACCCGCGCCTTCCGCAAGGCCTTCGGCACAAGCCCCAGCGCATTGCGCCGAAAATAG
- a CDS encoding 3-keto-5-aminohexanoate cleavage protein codes for MGLTPSRDVFITCAVTGSGDSTGRSDKVPVTPRQIADACIEAAQAGAAITHIHVRDPETGKPSREVALYEEVVEHIKASGVDMVLNLTAGMGGDLTLGSVEQPLPPADEGTDMIGAEARLEHVARILPEICTLDCGTMNFGEGGYVMTNTPSMLQAMAGRIKELGVRPEVEVFDTGHLLLAKWLHGQGLLDDPVMVQLCMGIPWGAPDDIPTLMSLVANLPEDWTFSAFSIGRNQLPYAAMAVLAGGNIRVGLEDNIWLKKGVLATNGQLTEQAVKTAQGMGCRIMGPDEVREKMKLVRRW; via the coding sequence ATGGGCCTCACACCGAGCCGCGATGTCTTCATCACCTGTGCCGTGACCGGTTCGGGCGATTCGACGGGCCGCTCCGACAAGGTGCCTGTCACGCCGCGCCAGATCGCCGATGCCTGCATCGAGGCCGCGCAGGCCGGCGCCGCCATAACCCATATCCATGTGCGCGATCCCGAGACCGGCAAGCCGTCCCGCGAGGTGGCGCTCTACGAGGAAGTCGTGGAGCACATCAAGGCCTCGGGCGTCGACATGGTCCTGAACCTCACCGCCGGCATGGGCGGCGACCTGACGCTCGGCTCCGTGGAACAGCCTTTGCCGCCGGCGGATGAGGGCACCGACATGATCGGCGCGGAAGCCCGGCTCGAGCATGTGGCGCGGATCCTGCCGGAAATCTGCACGCTCGATTGCGGCACGATGAATTTCGGCGAGGGCGGCTATGTGATGACCAACACGCCCTCCATGCTCCAGGCGATGGCCGGACGCATCAAGGAGCTCGGTGTCCGGCCTGAGGTGGAGGTCTTCGATACCGGGCATCTGTTGCTTGCCAAGTGGCTCCACGGACAGGGCCTTCTCGACGATCCGGTCATGGTGCAGCTGTGCATGGGCATTCCCTGGGGCGCGCCGGACGATATCCCGACGCTCATGTCGCTCGTCGCCAACCTGCCGGAGGACTGGACGTTCTCCGCCTTCTCCATCGGCCGCAATCAGCTTCCCTATGCCGCGATGGCGGTGCTTGCCGGCGGCAATATCCGGGTCGGGCTGGAGGACAATATCTGGCTGAAGAAGGGCGTTCTCGCGACCAACGGCCAGCTCACCGAGCAGGCGGTGAAGACCGCGCAGGGTATGGGCTGCCGGATCATGGGACCGGACGAGGTCCGCGAGAAGATGAAGCTCGTCAGGCGCTGGTGA